A window of the Oncorhynchus kisutch isolate 150728-3 linkage group LG12, Okis_V2, whole genome shotgun sequence genome harbors these coding sequences:
- the LOC109901072 gene encoding early growth response protein 4, producing MLNNMDLNSKDSFYPQFENCNGSSLGMENSARKDTQEMFSDAERGTPTQFTHEGAPVTLKTEASNSDFAFNPCEGPKGSYSSSLAYSGSFYVEATQGGPCSTETLLNMITEIVGISTLPISEVQLSTMDSSSFGDAGVQRQSTCSATPPLYSPGQTCPSYPDGQSGGQAQDSASPQVSFGSPAQVRNQNSTTEPQSEAASFPVVVKNEFESSCYEWGTFNKSDSYLETGFQSSETFPMSTDFPSDQQVDVKDLLDSFSPMCPNSAMEFKVEGGIKQEQCYSDTCSQSFCSSLYSNYPVPVMDLSTNNLLKPAMFPNMELPPLSNQCDSSCQLTSPALPSTIDSILYSSLLPDSFAQSYTPRAQKAPRVRKSPAASTGPAKEKPFTCPMENCDRRFSRSDELNRHIRIHTGHKPFQCRICLRSFSRSDHLTTHTRTHTGEKPFSCDVCGKRFARSDERKRHGRVHLKQKEKMELKPQVISAWPFTLPDGI from the exons ATGCTGAATAACATGGATTTGAACTCTAAAGATTCCTTCTACCCTCAGTTTGAGAATTGTAACGGTTCTTCCCTGGGGATGGAAAATAGCGCTCGGAAAGATACCCAGGAGATGTTTTCGGACGCAGAGAGAGGAACACCTACCCAGTTTACCCATG AGGGAGCACCTGTAACCCTGAAAACCGAGGCCTCCAACTCAGATTTCGCCTTTAATCCCTGCGAGGGGCCCAAAGGCAGCTACTCCTCCTCCCTCGCCTACTCAGGCAGCTTCTATGTCGAGGCGACTCAGGGGGGGCCGTGCAGCACAGAGACATTGCTCAACATGATCACAGAAATTGTCGGTATTTCTACGTTACCAATCTCCGAAGTTCAACtgagcaccatggacagcagcagCTTCGGCGACGCCGGCGTCCAGAGGCAATCCACCTGCAGCGCCACCCCGCCCCTGTACTCACCCGGGCAGACATGTCCCAGCTACCCCGACGGTCAATCCGGCGGCCAAGCTCAAGATTCAGCCTCTCCCCAGGTGAGCTTCGGCTCCCCAGCTCAAGTCCGAAACCAGAACAGCACCACCGAGCCACAGTCAGAAGCTGCGTCTTTTCCAGTAGTGGTCAAGAATGAGTTCGAGAGCAGCTGTTACGAATGGGGCACGTTCAATAAATCGGACTCCTATTTGGAAACGGGCTTCCAATCATCAGAAACGTTCCCGATGTCCACTGACTTCCCGTCTGACCAACAAGTGGATGTAAAGGACCTTTTGGACTCATTTTCCCCAATGTGTCCTAACTCAGCGATGGAGTTCAAAGTTGAAGGCGGAATCAAGCAGGAGCAGTGCTATTCTGACACCTGCTCTCAGAGTTTCTGCAGTTCTCTTTACTCCAACTACCCAGTGCCAGTCATGGACCTCTCAACCAACAACCTCCTCAAGCCAGCTATGTTTCCCAACATGGAACTTCCGCCATTATCTAATCAGTGCGATTCGTCTTGCCAGCTTACCTCACCAGCTTTACCCAGTACTATAGACTCAATTCTTTACTCCTCCTTATTGCCAGACTCCTTTGCCCAAAGTTACACGCCGCGCGCGCAAAAGGCACCGCGTGTCAGAAAAAGCCCCGCGGCCTCCACCGGGCCTGCCAAAGAGAAACCCTTCACCTGCCCCATGGAGAACTGCGACCGGCGCTTCTCCCGCTCGGATGAACTCAACAGGCACATCCGCATCCACACCGGACACAAACCCTTTCAGTGCCGCATCTGTCTGCGCAGTTTCAGCCGTAGCGATCACCTCACCACCCACACCCGGACTCACACCGGAGAGAAGCCGTTCTCCTGCGACGTATGCGGCAAAAGGTTCGCCCGGAGCGACGAGAGGAAAAGGCACGGTCGCGTGCACCTGAAACAGAAAGAGAAGATGGAGCTGAAGCCACAAGTGATCAGCGCGTGGCCATTTACTCTTCCGGATGGAATTTGA